In the genome of Plectropomus leopardus isolate mb chromosome 19, YSFRI_Pleo_2.0, whole genome shotgun sequence, the window GTAATCTGTAGGTCTGAACCAGTCCTGCCCATGCTGACATTCGCTCTGAAGCGAGGAAACGCAACGTTTTACGAGTGGCAAACAGGGAACGTCCCCACGGTTATTGAGAGGCCCGCTGTGGAGGAAGCTCCTTCTGAGACACTCACAGAGGATGCGGTTGGTTTTACTGTCTCTGTGTTACGAATTAATCAGGGTCCTATAATAGAAAataatccattttattttgttatacacttacacattttaaatcagGTCTTAATCCAGATTATTACGCTTACTAAATGGATTAAAGAGTTGGAAAATTTCTTAAATGCAGTTTAAGGACTCGTGGCAGTTCTGTGCCTCTATAAGATCTTTAACAAAGTTGGtcaaaaaatattatgtatCAATTCACAACtgattttcctcaaatttgtgtttgtgcgttATATGTACTGCAGATTGACTGGGGCGACTTTGGCAAAAGTGCAGACACTCAGGGCGTCACCTCTGGCATCGCACTTGAGGAAGGAATAGACTGGGGCATCAGTCTGGAGCCGAGCGCTGAGGTAAAACACCTGAACATACCTGCGTTTTGACTTTACATACACCGTCTTCACATTATGTTATTTAGCTGTTAATTTGTATTCATAACATTCAGAACTACATACGCACAGTTTTATTCTAAGCTGGACGTTGGAGAGAATTTGGAGCTGTTTGGTAAAAGTGACAAACAGTTCAAATAGGAAGctaaaaaatggataaattgCTGAAAtagttttcttaaaatattagaTAAATTGTTGAGataagtagtttaaaaaaattgaataaatcgTTGAATTAAGTAGCTCATAATAACTAATAAATGGCTAAAATAAAAGgcttaaaaatggaaaaatagtgtaaatgaatatatttaaaaaattgataaatgGTTGAAATTGGTAGCCTAAAATGATGGATTAATGgtttaaataagtattttaaaaaaatggataaaggTTTGTATTAAGTagattaaaaataatggataaatgtttgaaataagttgattaaaatcattgATAAACAATTGaaataaaaagcttaaaataatgGATATATGGCTGACATGGGTAAAATGAGATACACTTTAGAAttaagtagatttaaaaaaaaaatagataaatggCAACATGGGTTAAAATTATGGATAAATACTAatagattcattttttaaaaaagtagtaaaaaaaataatgtatgaatagttaaaaaaggcagctgaaaaaaatggatgaatggCTTAAACAAGTagatttaaactgataaactgtttaaataaatggcTTAAAATACTGGATAAATGGTTGAAATTGGTATCTTAAaagtgtctgtgtctgtgaaggCACATCAGACAGAAAATTGGGATCTTCCACTCTAATAAagctctctctgcctccctccacAGGACACTGGTGGTATTGACTGGGGTGACAGTGAAGCAGCTCCATTCGAAATTGAAATTTTAGACGCCGGCGCAGACTGtaactcctttttttctttgccattaTTAAAGCTCCACATTGTATCACATTCTCAGCTGTCGACATGATTGCTAAAGACGTGTGTGTCACCTCGCAGGTCCTGAAGGCGTGGCGAGGGGCGAGGATGCTTTGAGTATTTTGGAAAACCCTCAGTCCCGCAGCCAGTTCATCGATGAGTTAATGGAGGTAAAGATTTAATTTATACAGTGTCAGATTACTCTAGACCATGCATCCACttttatatatgtttgtgttgccaaaattgtgattttagtcctaaaacaagcttttaaaaagcCGTGGTAAATACCAGCCAAACAGCAAATGGCAGATGAACTTAGAGACTAGCTGGTGGAGCATGTTTCCCATATTTTCTGGAGAGTCACggctaaaaaaaagtaaagtaaagtttcATGTGTCTGTCCAGCTGGAAGTGTTCCTAACTCAGCGCATAAGTGAGatgggagaggagggagacgTGGTCGCTATGAGCCAGTTCCAGCTGGCCCCCTCTGTCATCCAGGGCCAAACCCGGGAGCATGTCCGCGAGATGCTGTCAGAGGTTCAGGACCTGCTGGGCCGCCTCACCTCTCTCCGGATGCAGCACCTGTTTATGATCCAGGCTTCGCCGCGGTACGCTGCCAGAACTTATCCCCACAGAATCAGTTCAATCGGCataaatcttcatttttttttggttatttttatgcctctgctaCATCGATAAccaatgatgtttttgggttgtccgtgtGTTGTGATATCTCAACATTGCATtgattgaatttgtttttttgcacaaacgttcacttagactcagtgatgagctgaatagattttggtggtcatgggtcaaagatcaaggtcattttgaccttatcagtctcatttttgtgaactttttagtatctcaagaacaccttgagggaatttcttcaaatttggctcaaaagtttaagtagactcaaggatgaactgattagattttggtgttcaaaggtcaaaggtcacagtgatcttccatttgtctcattcttgtgaatgcaatttTTCAAGAACACTCTGAGGGAATCtactcaaatttgacacaaatgttaaCTTGGACTCAACTGTGAGTGAGTCCAAGTTAACATTTGGtattcaaaggtcaagatcaccgtgaccttgtgtccatctcattttttcgaaatgcaatatctgaagatagccttgagggagtttcctcaaatttgacacaaacatccagttggactcaagaatgaactgattagaatctcttggtcgaaggtcaaaggtcaaggtcatggtgatgccatacaacatgtttttggccataactcaggacCCACTTTGAAACTATGATcttatagatcttctgtgtcttggcaggtttccattaactctcaaaCTGCGCAAATATAAAATGCGGCTAATGGTACACGTGGATGTAAACTATGAGTGCAGGTTGAGTGGTGCACGGAAACATACAACCACGTGGCGGGAAATTCTAGTTAATGTATGACACGTGTTTTTTAGGTATGTTGAGCGAGTGTCGGAGGTGCTGAGACAGAAGCTGAAGCAGGCGGACACTCTGCTGGTGAAGGCAGCCATGATGGTTGAGAGAAGGCAGGAGGCCCTGGAGGAGCAGTCCAGACTGGAGCCTCGTGTTGACCTGCTGGCAGGACGCACCCGGGAACTCCAGAAAATGGTATTGGATTACTGTTTCAATTTATTTCTGTTCACTGGGCTGGCAGTTTTCCAGCTCACTAGAAAgagaaaactgcttttttcccctcagccaTTACAGTTCAGTAAACACTTGTCACAAGATCATTATATCACTGAGAATTATACGGCTACAGAATAATTAAATGTTGCTCAAAGAGCTCATAATTAATATGTGTTACCCCTTGAATGAGCTCAGTAGTAATGATTATTACTAACagtcattttgcttttgtttttgttttttgcagattgAAGCCGACATTTCAAAGCGATACCAGAGCAGGCCTGTCAACCTGATGGGTGTTAACATATAGCGAACATCGCAGACtcactttaaatattattatgtcAAGATCtacatggaaaaataaaactggtATTTAATTTTAGTTCTTGTGTgttctttctttgatttttttctgggttCAACAATGGGTAAGAAGCATTTGGCATTTTAGAAATATGTATaaaaggtgtgtatgtgtgcatattaTGCATCCTCTCCATACCCCGAAGTGActgtttgtatatcagttacttaTCCAGTGTAATGTtgaatttggaaagaaaaactaacaaacagagactgaaaagtgaaacttatctatgctttCGTTTCAGTTGCGACCATAAGGGGCTGAATGCAAGGGTAcacatgtgtttgggaagttctGAGCGTACGACTGCACAACTGAAACTTGTATTATACTAAAagaagttgtgtgagagtttttaaactatatttctGATGTAGTTTTGATGTTGTTAAACGTGGTTCCCACTTGGTAACAATCTTCTCCACTTCTGGATTCTTTGCTCACGGAAAGTaagcgagaaaaacaaagttttctgaatTAATTCACCATAATgaggtgagtaattgatatacaaatggtatTTCGGgaggtgaaatattcctttaaacttGCTTTTACTGCAGTTATCATTTCATTCCATACAGTATAATCTTCATTGGAATGAGTTTCATACATAGAAAAACAATCACAGAACCAAGACCAAGTTATAATAACTGTTatacataaaacaaatacaatataatacaacaataaaatataacaatataaattatttttatattgttattgatcctgtttttattttcagtatgattttaattgactttgtttttctccctaCAAAGTGTCTTTGAGCATAGTGAAAAGTGatctgtaaataaaatgtattattattattttaagagtAAGTACTAATTGCAtattaaataaagtgaaacataAATTATGTGCATTTTTAGGGATGGGGAAAAAGTGCATGTAAGATAAATTAGTGTTCAGATTTATATTATTGATACAAAATCTAGAGACATTTAAAAGATTATAATATATTGCTGTAGGTGAAGTTATC includes:
- the cdk5rap3 gene encoding CDK5 regulatory subunit-associated protein 3 produces the protein MENIQNLPIDIQTSKLLDWLLDRRHCNLKWQSAVKVIREKINAAIQDMPENEEIKQLLSGSYIHYFHCLRIVEILKGTEASSKNIFGRYSSQRMKDWQEIVSLYEADNVYLAEVASLLSRSVSYEGPALRKQLAKAQQLQQELSRREVECQSSAADLRERYYAACKQYGITGENVPRELQALVKDLPMVLEEVGKDAAKLEEQIQLYTAFTNFVSEWSEPVLPMLTFALKRGNATFYEWQTGNVPTVIERPAVEEAPSETLTEDAIDWGDFGKSADTQGVTSGIALEEGIDWGISLEPSAEDTGGIDWGDSEAAPFEIEILDAGADCPEGVARGEDALSILENPQSRSQFIDELMELEVFLTQRISEMGEEGDVVAMSQFQLAPSVIQGQTREHVREMLSEVQDLLGRLTSLRMQHLFMIQASPRYVERVSEVLRQKLKQADTLLVKAAMMVERRQEALEEQSRLEPRVDLLAGRTRELQKMIEADISKRYQSRPVNLMGVNI